One Nitrospirae bacterium YQR-1 DNA window includes the following coding sequences:
- a CDS encoding PilZ domain-containing protein: protein MSLGKNINVVCKIMPKPEQYIASVVEINNDVIFLNVKEGAANLRIGMSLVVATETMDYYTEVADVKGNIVTLKVHGSEKRDYFRVDDTFPVVITSIAGNPYEKKSKILSEYGLELSDMRSYMVDVPDENISPVLWKMLVDINMKVGLILDRLFLDHEGLMKAPERAVNISGSGIRLRLDKKFELHDNVAVKMLLPSSPPIGLSAMGVVVLSQVVEDGRFDTAISFTNIEEGVRDEIIQYTLKRQREVLRAQRGLKP from the coding sequence ATGTCACTAGGAAAGAACATAAATGTAGTTTGTAAGATAATGCCTAAGCCGGAGCAGTATATTGCCTCTGTAGTGGAGATAAACAATGATGTTATCTTTTTAAATGTCAAGGAAGGTGCTGCCAATCTGCGTATAGGAATGAGTCTTGTTGTGGCAACAGAAACGATGGATTATTACACGGAGGTTGCAGATGTAAAGGGCAATATAGTTACGTTAAAAGTTCATGGCAGCGAAAAGAGGGATTATTTCAGGGTTGATGATACCTTTCCTGTGGTTATAACAAGTATAGCCGGCAATCCATACGAAAAAAAGTCTAAAATTCTGTCTGAATATGGTCTGGAGTTATCGGATATGAGATCGTATATGGTTGATGTGCCTGATGAGAATATAAGCCCTGTGCTTTGGAAAATGCTTGTTGATATAAATATGAAAGTCGGTCTCATACTGGACAGGCTTTTTCTTGACCATGAGGGGTTAATGAAAGCACCCGAGAGGGCTGTAAATATAAGCGGCTCGGGAATACGGTTACGGTTGGATAAGAAATTCGAGCTTCATGACAATGTGGCTGTGAAAATGCTCTTACCCTCTTCCCCGCCGATAGGGTTGTCGGCTATGGGTGTGGTAGTGCTTAGTCAGGTGGTTGAAGACGGGCGATTTGATACAGCAATAAGTTTTACAAATATTGAGGAGGGTGTAAGAGACGAAATAATCCAATATACTCTTAAGAGGCAAAGAGAGGTATTGAGAGCGCAAAGGGGGCTTAAACCTTAA
- the motA gene encoding flagellar motor stator protein MotA, whose protein sequence is MIVIMGFVVLMGALLGGYVMEHGNLAMLINIPEFIILGGCAVGSLMVSSPPAVLKLVMASIPTIFGKGGAHKHEYLELLSLLFIIFSKVRKEGLISIEQDVEDPSKSAIFTKYKSVLDNKKAMGFICDNLKVIITTNMPPHELSDLLEIDIEANAHEALLPSQSIGKVGDSMPGFGIVAAVLGVVVTMGKISEPPEVLGHSIGSALVGTFLGILMAYGFLGPMSTNLELKAKEGEVYFHVIKASLVAFVGGAAPQIAVESGRRAIPNSERPSFAELEEAIRK, encoded by the coding sequence ATGATTGTAATCATGGGATTTGTTGTGCTAATGGGCGCATTATTAGGGGGCTATGTAATGGAGCATGGCAATCTTGCCATGCTTATCAATATACCTGAGTTCATTATATTGGGAGGTTGTGCGGTTGGCTCTTTGATGGTATCCAGCCCGCCTGCTGTTTTGAAACTTGTTATGGCAAGTATTCCGACAATATTTGGCAAGGGAGGCGCACATAAGCATGAGTACCTTGAGCTGTTGTCCCTGCTCTTTATTATATTTTCAAAGGTCAGAAAAGAGGGTTTGATATCTATCGAGCAGGATGTCGAGGACCCGAGTAAAAGCGCAATATTTACAAAATACAAGAGTGTTTTGGATAATAAGAAAGCTATGGGTTTTATATGCGATAACCTGAAAGTGATAATAACAACCAACATGCCGCCTCATGAGCTTTCCGACCTGCTGGAGATAGATATTGAGGCAAATGCCCACGAGGCTCTTCTGCCCTCACAGAGTATCGGTAAGGTGGGTGATTCTATGCCTGGGTTTGGAATAGTGGCGGCGGTTTTAGGAGTTGTTGTGACAATGGGCAAGATAAGCGAACCACCGGAGGTACTTGGACACAGTATCGGTTCAGCCCTTGTCGGAACCTTTCTTGGTATTTTGATGGCTTATGGATTTTTGGGGCCTATGTCAACCAACCTTGAGCTTAAGGCAAAGGAAGGTGAGGTATATTTCCACGTAATCAAGGCTTCTCTGGTTGCTTTTGTAGGGGGGGCGGCACCGCAGATAGCAGTTGAGTCGGGAAGGCGTGCTATCCCTAATTCTGAAAGGCCGTCTTTTGCAGAGCTTGAGGAGGCGATAAGAAAATGA
- a CDS encoding OmpA family protein, whose translation MKGQTVIIKKVKKGGHAAAHGGSWKVAYADFVTAMMAFFLLMWLISMVSPEKKLKLSTYFKTVGIMEAAGLGFMGKGKEILDTEIVSTAQDVNEKKGDSFYKQNKEEFKEKLKHDIETKLAAAKDQVLVDVIEGGVRIDIVDKLGKPMFTIGSSELTPEAKAVLKLVTENITAFKDMKISIEGHTDSTAYSGNKYTNWELSTDRASAARRELEKSGLDPNDLAKVSGLAATQPLIAENPTDPRNRRISIMVLSSDQPAIEKVKDNQDEKTSVRKTSAH comes from the coding sequence ATGAAAGGACAGACTGTAATAATCAAAAAGGTGAAAAAAGGTGGCCATGCCGCCGCTCACGGCGGTTCATGGAAGGTTGCCTATGCCGACTTTGTGACGGCTATGATGGCGTTTTTTCTTCTTATGTGGCTTATTTCTATGGTGTCTCCGGAAAAAAAACTTAAATTATCCACATATTTTAAAACTGTCGGTATTATGGAAGCGGCTGGTTTAGGTTTTATGGGTAAGGGCAAGGAAATACTTGACACCGAGATTGTCAGCACCGCCCAGGATGTAAATGAAAAAAAAGGTGACAGTTTTTACAAGCAAAACAAGGAAGAGTTTAAGGAAAAACTTAAACACGATATAGAGACAAAATTAGCCGCTGCAAAGGACCAGGTGCTTGTTGATGTGATAGAGGGGGGTGTGAGGATAGACATTGTAGATAAACTGGGTAAGCCTATGTTTACCATTGGCAGTTCTGAGCTCACGCCTGAGGCGAAGGCGGTTTTGAAACTGGTTACTGAAAACATAACAGCCTTTAAAGATATGAAAATATCAATAGAGGGACATACCGATTCAACGGCATACTCAGGCAATAAATATACCAACTGGGAGCTTTCCACCGACAGAGCGTCTGCGGCAAGAAGGGAACTTGAAAAAAGCGGTTTGGATCCTAACGATCTTGCTAAAGTTTCAGGTTTAGCGGCAACGCAGCCCCTTATAGCTGAAAATCCCACAGACCCGCGAAACAGAAGAATAAGCATAATGGTTTTATCGTCAGATCAACCTGCAATTGAGAAGGTAAAGGACAATCAGGATGAAAAAACAAGTGTAAGGAAAACTAGTGCCCATTAA
- a CDS encoding STAS/SEC14 domain-containing protein, producing MSGKFETEVKGSVIIAHYVGEMSSELVNDSATQIEQLLNTTEANKILYDTLNMSKPPMKLALQMKSFDTRIKDKVIKSATVVPGAATALKASIAFVLSKQHKVFHNDYEGAIEWLNT from the coding sequence ATGAGTGGCAAGTTTGAGACAGAAGTAAAGGGCAGTGTGATAATAGCCCACTACGTGGGTGAAATGAGCAGTGAGTTGGTAAATGATTCTGCAACGCAGATAGAGCAGTTGTTAAATACAACAGAGGCAAATAAGATACTTTATGATACATTAAATATGTCAAAACCCCCGATGAAGCTTGCGCTTCAGATGAAGAGTTTTGATACCCGCATTAAGGATAAGGTAATAAAGAGCGCCACTGTTGTTCCAGGGGCTGCCACTGCACTTAAGGCATCTATTGCCTTTGTACTTTCAAAGCAGCACAAGGTGTTTCATAACGACTATGAGGGCGCTATTGAGTGGCTAAACACCTGA
- a CDS encoding serine/threonine-protein kinase: MKVTLNVIAGPNTGEKFFFTESDTFLVGRSKKAHLRLAKKDDLYISRTHFILEIRRNVCYITDINSTNGTLVNGRRVDRTELHDKDEITIGNTKIKVLIDQDDTQKFHYVYCAVCHENVDHEVDESIPQTERKSMHYICNRCRAELAGGKVLKKHSDSHKHYHCVSCNSDLTEAANSDGRADEFQDGMYLCNNCEWKWRTKAPIFDAGEAYVVLSQIGRGAMGSVYKIVQVSTRRVYALKRVNIDGKKNLSGLKLFSREMDIQARLNHPYLVRYLDKGEAGDMPFLISEFMSGGDLGKLIKTTLKGPLPPDLACKIIIQVLTGLEFIHGSGYVHRDLKPSNYLLNKIHTDAGLVVKITDYGLAKSYEEAGNSLYDFTQTGTFGGSLMFLSPEQITNYKSVKPPSDVYSAGVSLYYMLSAKYTVKYPPESSRSGKKWRHPLDMVLEDTPIPVQERNKNLPAALAAVVDKAVSKEEHKRFQSASELKEAVVQAAKKDGLKIV; this comes from the coding sequence GTGAAAGTGACTCTTAATGTTATAGCCGGTCCAAATACCGGAGAGAAGTTTTTCTTTACCGAATCGGATACTTTTTTGGTAGGCAGGTCAAAGAAGGCACATTTGAGGCTTGCCAAAAAGGATGATCTCTACATATCACGAACGCATTTCATCCTGGAGATAAGACGCAATGTCTGTTACATAACCGATATAAACAGTACAAACGGAACCCTTGTAAATGGCAGGAGAGTTGACAGAACTGAGCTTCACGACAAAGATGAAATAACAATAGGCAACACTAAAATAAAAGTGCTGATTGATCAGGATGACACACAGAAGTTCCACTACGTTTATTGTGCAGTGTGTCATGAAAACGTTGACCATGAGGTGGATGAAAGCATACCACAGACAGAGCGTAAATCGATGCACTACATATGTAATAGGTGCAGGGCGGAGTTGGCCGGTGGCAAAGTATTAAAAAAACACAGCGATTCACACAAACATTACCACTGTGTCAGCTGTAATTCCGACTTGACTGAGGCAGCAAACTCTGACGGCAGAGCCGATGAGTTTCAGGACGGTATGTATTTGTGTAATAACTGTGAGTGGAAGTGGCGTACAAAGGCTCCGATTTTTGATGCAGGGGAGGCTTATGTTGTTTTAAGCCAGATAGGCAGAGGTGCTATGGGCAGTGTGTATAAGATAGTTCAGGTAAGCACACGGCGTGTGTATGCACTTAAAAGGGTCAATATAGACGGCAAGAAAAACTTATCCGGCCTGAAGCTTTTTTCACGGGAGATGGATATTCAGGCCCGCCTGAATCATCCGTATTTGGTACGATACCTTGACAAGGGTGAGGCTGGGGATATGCCGTTTCTGATTAGTGAGTTTATGTCAGGAGGTGATTTGGGTAAACTTATAAAGACAACTCTTAAGGGCCCGTTGCCGCCCGATTTAGCCTGCAAGATAATAATACAGGTTTTGACAGGTCTTGAGTTTATCCACGGCAGCGGATATGTTCACAGGGACTTAAAACCATCAAATTACCTTCTGAACAAAATCCATACCGATGCTGGTTTAGTGGTAAAAATCACTGACTATGGCCTTGCTAAATCCTACGAGGAGGCAGGGAATTCACTGTATGATTTTACACAGACAGGAACCTTTGGTGGTTCTTTGATGTTTTTATCGCCGGAGCAGATTACAAATTATAAATCTGTAAAGCCTCCCTCTGATGTTTACTCAGCCGGTGTAAGCCTCTATTATATGCTGAGTGCTAAATACACCGTTAAGTATCCGCCTGAATCCAGCCGCTCAGGGAAAAAATGGAGACACCCTCTTGATATGGTCTTAGAGGACACCCCGATACCTGTTCAAGAACGCAACAAAAACCTTCCGGCAGCCCTGGCCGCAGTTGTTGATAAAGCGGTGTCAAAAGAAGAGCATAAAAGATTTCAATCAGCCTCGGAATTAAAAGAGGCGGTAGTGCAGGCTGCAAAGAAAGACGGGCTTAAAATAGTCTGA
- a CDS encoding YtxH domain-containing protein → MKKNEGEKGVSSAFIAVATIIGSMMGAVIGLVLAPQSGKQTREKIKETYGELVDSVNTIAKKVDGTLPGVLEKFKTELKDVPEHVKTDILALSKETEDRLNLAVEKGNTLISGFKTTIASTLDEGKKVLNSSFSNEEKKKN, encoded by the coding sequence ATGAAGAAGAATGAGGGAGAAAAGGGGGTTTCATCTGCCTTTATTGCAGTAGCAACGATAATAGGCAGTATGATGGGAGCAGTGATTGGACTTGTGCTTGCCCCTCAGTCCGGTAAACAGACCAGAGAAAAGATTAAAGAAACCTACGGTGAATTGGTTGACAGTGTCAACACAATAGCTAAGAAAGTTGACGGTACGCTTCCAGGTGTGTTGGAAAAATTCAAAACAGAGCTTAAGGATGTCCCTGAGCATGTAAAGACCGATATTTTAGCACTGTCTAAAGAAACTGAGGACAGACTAAACCTTGCTGTGGAAAAAGGCAATACACTCATAAGCGGCTTTAAAACCACTATCGCTTCCACTTTGGATGAAGGGAAAAAAGTGCTTAATTCCTCCTTCAGCAATGAAGAAAAAAAAAAGAATTAG
- a CDS encoding DUF948 domain-containing protein gives MDSKLFLLLSFLLLAVLIPFVVHILIQISRMIGSLTGLIKTADTSLGTLVSEVTVTVKTANNIVKTIDEVIAGFREFVGALRELGEGARKLSGALKDSIGYLVNLMSQTTGLLGLLKKAIEMLIKGLKKKGGQNEEE, from the coding sequence ATGGATAGTAAGCTTTTTTTGCTGCTTTCTTTTCTGCTACTGGCAGTTCTGATTCCGTTTGTTGTGCATATACTAATTCAGATAAGCCGTATGATTGGTTCACTGACAGGGTTGATAAAAACAGCTGATACGTCTCTTGGCACTCTCGTGTCTGAGGTAACGGTAACCGTTAAGACGGCAAACAACATAGTGAAAACAATAGATGAGGTCATAGCCGGATTCAGAGAGTTTGTAGGAGCACTGAGGGAGCTGGGTGAGGGCGCAAGAAAACTCTCCGGCGCACTTAAGGACTCTATAGGCTATTTAGTTAATCTGATGTCACAAACAACAGGCCTGCTTGGCTTACTCAAAAAGGCTATAGAAATGCTAATAAAAGGATTAAAGAAAAAGGGAGGTCAAAATGAAGAAGAATGA
- a CDS encoding patatin-like phospholipase family protein has product MKKHGYESIGMAFQGGGSLGAYHIGAYKALSEGSYEPDVVSGISIGAFTAAIIAGNEPQDRLKSLYGFWDSIAWPDVSGFAKAGTQLKRFHNTLSSIQGFLFGQPNFFSPRLPAPQFYPVGSTEATSYYDTEELASTLKKFVNFDRINTSKTRLLLGSVRVKDSVLKFFDSRHAKDNNYKIGPEHVMASGAMPPGFPGIRVDGDLYWDGGCISNTPLKGIYKAIPDMDMLVFMIDLFNPIGKEPEDMNDVTTRYKDILYSSRTFDHIKYINKRHNLACALSKALGNANLDSDTYAELKFMLRDKIFDIVHIVYDAPAFEVPTKDCEFSKSSIRERAEHGYNDMVKALRESPWLKERPKGIASLFSGFRGGTAYK; this is encoded by the coding sequence GTGAAAAAACATGGGTATGAGAGTATAGGGATGGCGTTTCAGGGAGGGGGCTCCCTGGGCGCCTATCATATAGGAGCATATAAGGCACTTTCCGAGGGCTCGTATGAGCCGGATGTTGTCTCCGGCATCTCAATAGGAGCCTTTACGGCGGCTATAATAGCCGGCAATGAGCCACAGGACAGACTTAAAAGCCTTTACGGATTCTGGGATTCTATTGCATGGCCGGATGTAAGCGGTTTTGCAAAAGCAGGGACACAGTTAAAGAGGTTTCACAACACACTGTCTTCAATACAGGGGTTTTTATTTGGCCAGCCTAATTTCTTTTCACCACGGCTGCCTGCACCACAGTTCTATCCGGTGGGCTCCACTGAGGCGACAAGTTACTACGACACTGAGGAGTTGGCCTCCACACTTAAGAAATTTGTAAATTTTGACAGAATCAACACCAGTAAGACACGCCTTCTTCTGGGTTCCGTACGCGTAAAGGACTCAGTGCTAAAGTTTTTTGACAGCCGGCATGCCAAAGACAATAATTACAAAATCGGCCCCGAGCACGTAATGGCAAGCGGTGCCATGCCACCCGGTTTTCCTGGAATCAGAGTGGACGGCGACCTTTACTGGGACGGCGGTTGTATCTCCAATACCCCACTTAAGGGTATATACAAAGCCATACCGGACATGGACATGCTGGTCTTTATGATTGACTTGTTTAACCCCATAGGGAAAGAACCGGAGGATATGAATGACGTTACGACAAGGTATAAAGACATTCTGTACTCAAGTCGCACATTTGACCACATAAAATACATCAATAAGCGCCATAACCTTGCCTGTGCACTTTCCAAAGCGCTGGGCAACGCCAACCTTGACAGTGACACGTACGCAGAACTGAAATTTATGCTCAGAGATAAAATATTTGATATTGTGCACATTGTTTATGATGCTCCAGCCTTTGAAGTACCAACTAAGGACTGTGAATTTTCTAAGAGTTCTATCAGAGAGCGTGCCGAGCACGGTTATAACGACATGGTAAAAGCCCTCAGGGAAAGCCCCTGGCTTAAAGAACGCCCAAAGGGGATTGCGTCATTGTTTTCAGGCTTCAGAGGCGGTACCGCCTATAAATAA
- the ychF gene encoding redox-regulated ATPase YchF has translation MEIAITGLVNSGKTTIFNALTGLNLETSIYPSSPSEPHPGLVKVPDIRIDELSKIFKPKKITYSTIEYKDFMGISRGGLLQNRKVFDALKDADAFVETIRVFKDDSVVHQESTVDPVRDALNVEMELIFADLDLVEKRITRMEDGLRRGKKPDEAEMRLLTRVRALLEQEKPLRSVDFTETELKELRHLQFVSIKPKIIVLNMGEGDTEPAGTISEISRKLNFPTQFIIPVYGKIEMEIGQLPPDEAKEFLDDLNIGEPALKKLIRAGYSLLGLISFLTVGPDEVRAWTIKQGNTALEAAGKIHSDIERGFIRAEVVSYTDFMAAGSVADARKAGTVRLEGKTYLVNDGDIVNFRFNV, from the coding sequence TTGGAAATAGCGATAACCGGGCTTGTAAATTCCGGAAAGACTACTATATTTAATGCATTAACCGGCCTGAATCTGGAGACGTCCATATATCCGTCATCGCCCTCTGAGCCGCACCCGGGCCTTGTAAAGGTGCCGGATATCAGAATTGATGAGCTTTCTAAAATCTTTAAACCAAAGAAAATTACTTACTCCACCATAGAGTATAAAGATTTTATGGGGATTTCCAGAGGCGGCCTGCTTCAAAACAGAAAAGTCTTTGACGCTCTGAAAGACGCAGATGCTTTTGTGGAAACCATCAGAGTGTTTAAGGATGACTCGGTGGTTCATCAGGAAAGCACGGTTGACCCTGTCCGTGACGCCCTTAACGTTGAGATGGAGTTGATTTTTGCCGACCTTGACCTGGTTGAAAAACGCATAACCAGAATGGAAGACGGCTTAAGGCGTGGTAAAAAGCCTGATGAGGCGGAAATGAGGCTCCTTACCAGGGTCAGAGCACTGCTTGAGCAGGAAAAGCCCCTCAGGTCTGTGGACTTTACAGAGACAGAGCTTAAGGAGCTCAGGCACCTCCAGTTTGTTTCAATAAAACCAAAAATAATTGTTCTGAATATGGGTGAGGGCGACACGGAGCCTGCCGGCACAATATCTGAAATAAGCCGGAAACTCAACTTCCCCACTCAGTTTATAATACCTGTGTATGGTAAGATTGAAATGGAAATAGGGCAGCTGCCCCCGGATGAGGCAAAGGAGTTTCTTGATGATTTAAATATTGGTGAGCCTGCTCTTAAAAAATTAATAAGGGCAGGATATTCTCTGCTCGGACTTATCTCATTTTTAACGGTTGGGCCGGATGAGGTAAGGGCCTGGACTATTAAGCAAGGCAACACGGCTCTTGAGGCTGCAGGGAAAATCCACTCCGACATTGAGCGAGGTTTTATTCGGGCGGAGGTTGTCTCCTACACTGATTTTATGGCCGCAGGGTCTGTGGCGGATGCCCGTAAAGCCGGCACCGTACGCCTTGAGGGAAAAACATATCTTGTAAACGACGGAGATATTGTCAATTTCCGGTTTAATGTGTAA
- the glgA gene encoding glycogen synthase, whose protein sequence is MKALILTNEYPPNVYGGAGVHVEYLSRELSNIIDVEVRCFGNQDFSNSALKVKGYGFDQKLFDNTDKQLKSVFTALYNCVMMNAAPVDADVIHCHTWYTHFGGVTARKSYNIPFFITTHSLEPLRPWKREQLGYGYDMSVWIEKTALNMADSIVAVSEGMKNDIVRLFDIDEKKITVIYNGIDTEEYKPTQSEKILAEYGIDPNKPYVLFVGRITRQKGIIHLVNAISHINDEAQIVLCAGAPDTPEIKAEMEASVMKIQTKRKNVIWIQKMVAKDHIIPIYSHASVFCCPSIYEPFGIINLEAMACSIPVVASAVGGIVEIVEDGITGTLVKLEQLKECPFEPVEPGVFSKDLAQAINKILDDKALRLEMGLKGRQRAEQHFSWKTIAHEVVDLYKKFI, encoded by the coding sequence ATGAAAGCACTGATTTTAACAAACGAGTATCCGCCTAATGTTTATGGAGGCGCAGGTGTACATGTGGAGTACCTCAGCCGCGAGCTCTCTAATATTATTGATGTAGAGGTAAGGTGTTTCGGTAATCAGGACTTTAGCAATAGTGCATTAAAAGTAAAAGGCTATGGTTTTGACCAAAAACTGTTTGACAATACTGACAAGCAACTGAAGTCGGTTTTTACCGCCCTGTACAACTGTGTAATGATGAATGCCGCCCCTGTGGATGCAGATGTAATCCACTGCCACACATGGTACACCCACTTTGGGGGAGTAACCGCCCGTAAATCCTACAATATTCCGTTTTTTATAACGACTCATTCCCTTGAACCCCTCCGGCCATGGAAACGAGAGCAATTGGGCTACGGCTATGACATGTCTGTGTGGATTGAAAAAACCGCCCTCAACATGGCCGACTCCATTGTCGCCGTCTCTGAGGGGATGAAAAATGACATTGTCAGGCTCTTTGACATAGATGAAAAGAAAATAACTGTAATATATAACGGCATAGATACAGAAGAATACAAGCCCACACAGTCTGAAAAAATATTAGCGGAGTACGGTATAGACCCAAATAAACCATATGTGCTTTTTGTAGGCAGAATTACAAGACAAAAGGGCATAATCCATCTGGTAAACGCCATCTCCCACATAAACGATGAGGCACAAATTGTGCTCTGTGCCGGAGCACCGGATACCCCTGAAATTAAAGCTGAAATGGAAGCCAGCGTTATGAAAATCCAGACAAAACGTAAAAATGTTATCTGGATTCAGAAAATGGTTGCCAAAGACCATATAATCCCAATTTACTCGCACGCATCGGTCTTTTGCTGCCCATCCATATATGAGCCGTTTGGAATTATAAATCTGGAGGCTATGGCTTGCTCAATACCGGTAGTTGCCTCTGCTGTGGGCGGCATTGTGGAAATCGTTGAGGACGGGATAACCGGCACTTTGGTTAAACTGGAACAACTTAAGGAATGTCCTTTTGAGCCGGTTGAACCGGGTGTGTTTTCAAAGGATCTGGCACAGGCAATAAATAAAATTCTTGACGATAAAGCACTACGGCTTGAGATGGGGCTTAAGGGCAGACAGAGGGCTGAGCAGCATTTCAGCTGGAAAACTATTGCACATGAGGTTGTTGATTTATATAAGAAGTTTATATGA
- a CDS encoding alpha-1,4-glucan--maltose-1-phosphate maltosyltransferase encodes MNTFFIKPFVIEAITPAVDGGKFPIKREVGETLVVKAAVYRDGHDLTRVNLKYKEKYGDNTWQSVEMESLNQGLDLWQGSFILEKNTRYLYTIEAYTDIYQSWLKDTTKKLAAGADIRSELAEGEIFLTSLIDESVPDDEKSYLKGILVLISKKKNQKDKLTIMSDAVLTDFVTMYEQKPDLTVNEPFLEVIVDRERARYAAWYEIFPRSQGNKPGKSATFKDCIKRLPEIKEMGFDVLYLTPIHPIGVTNRKGPNNSLNPTPQDPGCPYAIGSELGGHKATEPGLGTIKDFTELEKACKSMGMEIALDFAINCSPDHPYVKDHPEWFFKRPDGTIKYAENPPKKYEDIYPLNFYAPGDAKDALWEEMRSILEFWIKHGVRIFRVDNPHTKPIPFWQWLITELQRVYPDVIFLSEAFTRPPVMRMLAKVGFTQSYTYFTWRNFKGEITEYFTELTQSECAEYMRGNLFANTPDILPQILQIAGRPAFKMRLVLAATLSSVYGIYSGYELCENAAVAGKEEYLNSEKYDYKVWDWDRAGNIKDFITKINRIRRENPALHQYKNLRFHHCDNDNVLFYVKTTVDNKSIILCVVNLDPFNTHSCKLTIPVGQFGIAYDETYELHNLINGERMLVKGQEYFVTLNPDWEPAFIYKLTRWVHTEEKFDYFNM; translated from the coding sequence ATGAATACTTTTTTTATAAAGCCGTTTGTGATAGAGGCGATAACGCCTGCCGTTGACGGTGGTAAGTTTCCAATAAAGCGTGAAGTGGGGGAAACTCTGGTAGTAAAGGCCGCGGTTTACAGAGACGGCCACGACCTGACAAGGGTTAACCTTAAGTATAAGGAAAAATATGGTGACAACACGTGGCAAAGTGTTGAAATGGAATCATTAAACCAGGGGCTTGATTTATGGCAGGGCTCCTTTATTTTAGAGAAAAACACAAGATACCTTTATACCATAGAAGCATACACGGACATTTACCAGTCATGGCTTAAGGATACAACAAAGAAACTTGCAGCCGGGGCGGATATAAGAAGCGAACTGGCAGAGGGTGAGATTTTCCTGACATCTCTCATAGACGAAAGTGTTCCCGACGATGAGAAATCCTACCTGAAAGGGATTCTTGTATTAATAAGCAAAAAGAAAAACCAGAAGGACAAGCTGACGATAATGTCCGATGCAGTGTTGACGGACTTTGTTACGATGTATGAGCAAAAACCCGATCTGACTGTCAACGAACCCTTCCTTGAGGTAATAGTGGATAGAGAGCGGGCGCGTTATGCAGCCTGGTATGAGATATTCCCGCGTTCTCAGGGCAACAAACCCGGCAAGAGTGCAACATTTAAAGATTGCATAAAGAGGCTTCCTGAAATAAAAGAAATGGGTTTTGACGTTTTGTACCTTACCCCCATCCACCCAATAGGGGTTACAAACCGCAAGGGGCCAAACAACAGTTTAAATCCCACCCCACAGGACCCGGGCTGTCCCTACGCTATAGGCAGTGAGCTGGGCGGCCATAAGGCAACAGAGCCGGGGCTGGGCACGATAAAAGACTTCACGGAGCTTGAAAAAGCCTGTAAAAGCATGGGAATGGAGATTGCATTGGACTTTGCAATTAACTGCTCCCCCGACCACCCATATGTTAAAGATCATCCGGAGTGGTTCTTTAAACGCCCCGACGGTACTATTAAATATGCCGAGAATCCCCCTAAGAAATATGAAGACATATACCCTCTTAATTTCTACGCCCCCGGAGATGCTAAAGATGCGCTTTGGGAGGAGATGAGAAGCATCCTTGAGTTTTGGATTAAGCACGGTGTGCGGATATTCAGAGTGGATAATCCACACACTAAACCAATACCGTTTTGGCAGTGGTTGATTACTGAGCTGCAAAGGGTTTACCCTGATGTGATATTTCTCTCGGAGGCTTTTACAAGGCCTCCTGTGATGAGAATGCTGGCAAAGGTGGGATTCACTCAATCCTACACTTATTTTACGTGGAGAAACTTTAAAGGTGAAATCACGGAGTATTTTACGGAACTGACGCAGTCGGAATGTGCTGAGTATATGAGGGGGAATCTCTTTGCCAATACGCCTGACATTTTGCCTCAGATTCTTCAAATTGCAGGCCGCCCGGCTTTTAAGATGCGTTTAGTGCTTGCCGCTACGCTGTCCTCTGTCTATGGCATATACAGCGGGTATGAACTCTGCGAAAATGCTGCAGTTGCAGGCAAGGAGGAGTATTTAAACTCCGAGAAGTATGACTACAAGGTTTGGGACTGGGACAGAGCCGGCAATATTAAGGATTTTATCACAAAAATAAATAGAATAAGGCGAGAAAACCCTGCCCTGCACCAGTATAAAAATCTGCGTTTTCATCATTGCGATAATGACAATGTTTTATTCTACGTAAAGACCACTGTGGATAATAAGAGCATTATTTTGTGCGTTGTTAATCTGGATCCCTTTAACACTCACAGTTGCAAGCTTACTATTCCTGTCGGGCAATTCGGCATTGCTTACGATGAAACCTACGAACTTCATAACCTTATAAACGGCGAACGTATGCTGGTTAAAGGGCAGGAGTACTTTGTCACTTTAAATCCCGACTGGGAACCTGCTTTTATATATAAGCTGACCCGCTGGGTTCATACGGAGGAAAAGTTTGACTATTTCAACATGTAA